tctctctctctctctctctctctctctctctctctctctctctctctctctctctctctcttagcgCAAAACAGACGGAAGGGAGAACAGAGTCATGCAGATGATTCCCGGTGAAGCGAGTCTGTTTTATTGACTCGAAATCAACAACCGAGCTAGACATCTTCGATGAAACCAGGCAAATTCTTGAAGCTCGATTCTTCTGTTGTCTTTTTAATGTTTGAAGAAGTTCAAAGTTCAATCATCTGCGTACGATTCTGCGGAGATTGCTGCTGAATCAATTGCTGGATCGAATGTTCAGTTTCCTCGTGCAGCAACAAAGCTGTAGTTGACCGTTTAATAATGAAGTAATATTTATCTGGAAATTCTTGATCTTCATGGAATATCAGTTTTGCTTtttcttatatatatagatatatatatatttatatatatatatatttatatgtatatatatacgcgTAATAGAATTAGCTAGTGCCGCTAATTCAGCTCGATTCTTTTTCTTTCGAATctaaaaagaaatagaaacaataGTCATTCGAGAACGGAATACAAAATTCACTAACTATGCCTCAACACCTTCAGGATACTATCATGTACAAGTAAGAAAAATGAATGATATTTTTATACCGTTTACATTGTAAAAAATTCTATAACCACCGAGGGGAATCTTCCGGTTCATTCGCAATATAGTAATACAAATCGTTCGGTGACGTTACTTTTATCCTGAATGCGTTAATTCCGATTATGTATAAAGAGTCACGGCGGAAACGTGGGTTTGTTTATTATTTACCGCTATCGGATTTGTCTTCGGATGTTCCGTTTGTCAATTCAGGCTCTTTCTTCTTCTCTCCATCTTCCGACTCCATGCTGGGCGCTTTCTTCTCGTCCTGATTGGCCGCCTTCTTGTCTTTCGCTTTTCCCTTGGCCGGCGTCGCCGGTTTCGGTTTCGGCTCGAGACTCGGGTCCAACACGATCTTGCCGATGTTCTTGCGGTCGTGCATCTTCTGCATTGCTTCCGGCACGTCCTCTAATGCCCACGTCGAATCTATTACAGGCTTGATCTTACCCTCGCTCCACATGGTGAACACTTGCTCCACCGATTGCCGCACGAACTCCTGGCTGCCGTGTTTGTACATCAGATGACGGAGATTCAGGCCCGACAACGTTTTGTTCTCCTCGAACAGCTTTATCGGCGACACTTTGTCCACTTGCCACCACTGGAAAATGAATCCCGTTTTAACAATATCGAAACGCTTTTCACGGTCAACCAAGAACGGCAAAAGCCGTTGGGAACGGCTTTACAAGATTTTACAAGATTCACATTTACGTTTAACAGCGAAATGAGTTTTTAAATCTTTGTCATTTGAATAATTGCGCAACAGCGCTTTGCCTGGACATACTGTATATGATCAATGCTAAGTATTagcataatatattgtatatatataataatataatatatatatcaggAATATGACAAGCGTTAAAGTGATCTACAATTATTATACATCATTTTAGCGCTTGTCATATTCCGTCAGGTAAAATTCTTGTAAACTCTGCGAATAAGAGTTCTGAACGTTTAACAAGGATCAGCTGTCGATCACAAATGAAGTGACTGCCATCCGATAGAGGCGATTCTGACAAAGTTAACGGGGTAGGGGAGATGTGGTGTAGAATTAGATCACGTACTGATCGCGCCGCCGAGAAGAAGCTCTTCATTTCTCCGGTAACCACGTTGCTGGACCCATAAAGGATGTATTTCCCCATAGGCTTCAGCAATGCGTATCCCTTGTTGCACTCCTCGCCGCATAGGCAATCGAGGACTATGTCCACACCCTCCGGAGAGATCCTGAGAGACAAAATCAATGTTAACACTCTAGTAGCTCGTGGTCGATTAGGGCACACCGTCGATCGGATAGAATACGAATAGAATCTCGAGAATTCGTTACGTACTTTCTGACCTCGCTGCTGTAGTCCGTGCCGCGTTCCAGAAGATGGTCGATAGTGCCGGTCGTTTTCAGAGACTCGTGTTTCGATTTACTGCACACGCCGAAAATAGTCACGTCGTTCACTGTCTTGGCCAGCTGGACCACCGCTTGACCCTAAAACAAAAAATCGAGATGAACATCCGGGTGGGATGAGCTCGGGATAACGGTGCTCCTTTTGATCCTCGATTTCCAAGGACGGCGCGCGCTTAATCTTTCCTCCCGACTGCCAGGCCGGATTCTCACGTAATTCTTTTTCTTCGCGCGGCTCAATTCTGACACTGCACAACATTCGGACAATATAACGTGGCTCGTTCATTTCTTTGACGATATTCTCGAGTTTACCCGTCACGTGGACGCGTAATATAGCTACATTTTCTCGGGGGATTTAGAACCGTTCCGGTTCTAATTTAAACGTCATATCTCAGCTCGAATTGTTGTCACGCTCTGACTTTGGGGGACGGTTTGCAATCCTCAAAATGGAGTCACCGAAAAATCGTATTCCCAGTGTCCGTCTGTACAAATGAAAGAACCATCCATCGATCCGAATAATTTCGTTCACTGATCGGGATTCTGGCCACCGGAGGGTGCTTCCGCCACCGAACTTCCCGAATTACGAAAGTTAGAAATTCGAGGTGATCAATGTTTTCGCGTAACAGAATTCTGCGACTGTTCCACGAGTCTGCGAAGCTTCCTCCAAGAGATCTACAACCCTTTCCGAAAAATTCTGTCCATCGACGAGGCGTCGCGACACGCGCAGAGTTCGACGCGGGCTtgtatttttcaaataattcgTTCTCAACGGGGTTCGATTATGCGGATTCGATCGACGGGGGTTTGGACTGGTACCAAAAGGCGACTGTTTTCCGTACGATCGGTTGAAACGAGAGAGTTATAAAGCGGCGAAGAacttgcacgcgcgcgcgcgcgcgtcaagTGGGGTAAAAATTGAGCGAAACGGCCGGAGATTTTCAACAGAAGCAGCATTCATTATTTCCAGGAATCGAGAGCTGAccgctgtctctctctctctctctctctctctcgctgctcTCTTCTGGCCGTTGTCGAGAGAGAATTCGATACCCAATAACATGACCAATCCCGAGGCCCCGAGAGAGGAGCCTGGCCAGCGAAGACGACGGGGAAAGAGGCAGAAGAATTTCAGGGTGAAAAAAAAAcgacgaggaggaggaagaggaggatgAGGAGGCGGAGAAGAAAGAGGTAGCGAGATGGGAAAGAGAGCAGACCACGGCCAGAATGTTAAGAAGCCGCTCTAAATTGTGCGTCATAAAAGGGCCCGGCGAAGGATCCGCTATCTGGGAAACACGTTCTTGCGTACATctcggatcgtttgaaattATGATGGATACTGCCGCGTCCGTCAACCCGATCCCCCCCGATTCGCAGGGTTATTTAAACTGCCGCCCGATTTTTCGATACGTCCTCCCCTCCCTGTACAACATTGCCCAAGAGAATACTTCTTTAAAATCTTTACACTATTTTTTTCAACTCTTTGCACTGTGATGTCGCCGATACGGCCACCACACAGTGCATTCGCATCAAAGCGGCACCATTTTATGGTGTTCTAACACCGTAAAGTCCTATTCTGTCTTATTCGCCACCTAAATAGTTTCTGACAAAATCGACTCAAATTTTCCACGCGTTTCGTAAAAAGATCtgacaaataaaattacaaaagaTTCGTGTCGCACGCGATCCTATTTCGGCGAACAAGCTCTGCTGTACGAGGGTCAACGAAGACCCTGCCGCGATGTTCCACAGCCCGGAAGCACACAAGCTCCGCGATTTATTCCGCGAACTTGTTTCTTCAGCAGCGTTCAAACAGCCCCGGTAATTAACCGTCAACAAGTGGTTGATCCGCCGATACCTCGGCAACAATAAGAATGCTTAGGCGTGAACAGAGGGCGAACGATTCTTGCTAATGGAGATCGCGGTGTTCGCTGACCCAGGAATCATTCGGGCCGGTGTTCATTATCGGCGAATATTAGGGAGTCCCCTCGCACAGCTCCGACGAAACGAGGAAATACGGCGCGGATTTACGATGCGATCCGATATAGCCGGATTAACGTAATGCCGGGGATTCCGCGTCCGGATTGTGCACAGGTTGCTTATTTTATCCTGCACTCGGAAATATCCTCGTTATTCTCGCCGATACAAAGAAACGTGGTTCCGCGCAGCTTCGTTCGTAGCTACGGATATTGTATCACGTTACTGTAAAcgctccctaattcgcgctcagattgtgcacaaaaatgaacaatttgggaagaggggatacgatttttATAGTCACTGATTTTCGACAACTacgaaaacgagtcgcgaggctcgatcaatcgtgtctcctcttcccaaattgtccattttcgtgcgcaaatctcagcgcgaattagagagaatttactgtacttgtaaTTTTATTCAAGGTATTGCTGCACCCCTATATTTTACCCCTATATTgaccgagagagaaagagaacagaGAAGAAAGAATTACAATATTCTCAGCTCTGAATTAAGCGAACTCGTCCTCGCAGATTTTGTTACATCAGCAAAAATAATAACGTAAAGATCTCGATGCGCATGGTAAAATAAGCACCCTATATAGGCGCGATATACGCGCGCCATGTAAATAGTGGATGGCGGGCTCTGCACGGCGAAAGGGAAAATATGAGACGACGGGGGATCGAAGAAAGTGGGAAAAGTCCGACGTGATCGGGAAATGCAATTTTTCAAGTCAAGTGCTTTTCCCAGCTTTCCCGGCGAACGTGCCCCGACTCCGCCTGAATGCGCCACCGTCTGCGTGCGCCCCTCCGCGCCCCTAACCGAGAGTGATATATACACCGCGAGACCGGCGAAAAGtatagttttcatgcgcgagAAGACCGCAACCGTCAACGGGACGAGCGTCGCCGATATTGTTCCCCGGGAACGAATTGTCTCCTCCACGGCCCGGCCCATTCCGTGCAGCCACGTAGACGGCGAACGTGCATTTAAACAAGCGAATTCCACGCCTCCGGTTTCCGTTTTCGCCCGGCAGCCACCGCCGCTTCTCGCCAATTGATTTTCTACAGGCCGATCAAACGTTCGCCTAACTTCCGCCGACGTTCCCGGCAGCTCTTCTTCTCGGCCCCGATATTTTTTTAGCAACGCGCCGTGGACTCGCGGCATTTTGTACGGGCGTGCGCCGGAAACGAGAGGTTCCTGAgacgattcgaagcaactttttcctgtacaaaaatgttctccgaggcaccgttaacgaattattaacgaaaaacgttgaccaataagaggcgagagtTCGCTTGGCactaagcggccgagccaataagcgacaccgggcttcgtgcgctcgtcgGCTTAAAAAGTTGCTAagaatcacctcgggaatctctaatttcccggaagtaccataattttgggataccctgtataacactgttaccgattgccaaacgactataaaaattagggagaatttactacgcCTGTCACCTAATTACATagacgtaggactagcacaaggAGATTCACAGCAATTTGGcatttcaatttggaatattcAAACCGAACGTCAGACCGGTCCCAGGATTTTCGGTTGGCCCTGCAGCCAGATTCGACTGTTTAGATCAATAGATAGCTGTGTTTACAGGAGAGATAAGCTCCGAGATACTGTCTCTATTGTGGTAGGATCGCGTTGCTTGTATTCTCAGATTGGTCCCTGTTTATCCTGCGGAATGATTAAACAGACGGTGGTCACGTTTTAAGAAATCTCTGTTCAGAGTTTGCTATTTTAGGATAATGTTTTCGCTGGTTATCGAACTAGCTCTGCTATGAAATACGATATCAACCGGTGCGATATCAATCTCAGAGTTTGTTTTACAGGATGATTAAACGATCGCGAAAATCTATGATTTGTAATTTTCTTAAACAACGAGACCGTATACATACATGTAACAATATCCAGCAATGTATTTGCTGGATCAACCATCTGGTTTATTCGTATAAAAATGTCTGGCAAAAACATTTTCACATTGTAAAGAAAACGATCAGAAAGCAGCCATTTTAACTGATTCTTCTAGTTCTAGCATCAAAGACGGGAACACACAAGTATCTACCCCAACAAGACTTTTATCTCGCACAAAGGATCTAAACGCGTTGGTCATTTTCGTACGCGGCGCCTCCATCGATTATCAACCCCCGCCTTCCCATCCCTCGGTACCGCCCCGAAGAAGCGTTCCGGAAGACGCGTTCtccaaagaaagaaaaaagaaaaacaaatctTCGAAAAGAGAAGCACGAAGAAACGCCCGGTTGGCTACCAAACACAGCTCCACCAAACGCGAGGAGCAGGTCGATGAACCGCGGGAGCCAGGCACCCCCGCGATTTCACGGGGGCGCGACTCTCGGGGCTCGCTCGTCGTGTTCGGATCAAACGAGAGAGGTTCGCGCGGTGTGTGCGCGGCCGAAAAGCTCGCCCCTGAAATTTGCCGAAGAAATTACAAATCAGTCGCTCGGACTCGGTTCTGGTGTCGAGCAATTACGAGTGCACCGAGACGGACAAGGTTACTGCCCCGCGAACAAGTTACCCCGAGTGATCTCCCGCGCGCTGGCAACGGGAAGGGGATGTTTCcaccctcgctctctctctctcctctctctctctctctctatctcactTCGTTCCTCTCCGACATGGTCGaaggcgaagaagaaggcgaAGCAGAAGAGGGGTGGAGGCAGGGGGGAAGGCGTCGGGATCAATACGGCTCAACAGgttatacttgaagctaactacaTCGCCCCCGCGCGCCGAGTCCTGTACCGTTGGAAGTTGAGACGACGAAAATCTACGGGGATGCTGGCGCGGCGGTGCGCGCGGGAGAGCCACGGGGGTGTGGGTGTTGCCCTGGCAACCCTTCGTTCTCTCATCGACCACCGTCACGGGCCGCGCCCGTCTGAGACCaccgccaccaccaccaccgccggTATCCTCATTGCCGTAACCCCGCGCGCaaccccccctctctctctctctctctctctctctctctctctctctctctcgctgtttctctctttctctcgcgctgtCTCTCTCGCCCCCGCGAACGCGCCGCCGACGTCACCGACGCCACCCCCTGATCACGTGTACCGGTGCCCTTAAGCCCCGTTCACACGGACCGGCTTAATTCGATTTCGCGTCTCCGGCTTCCGGGCCAGACGCTATTGCCATCCGACACGTTGTTTACCGTGCAGCTAAGCGCGCGCCCGGATACCGTTTCTCTCCACCCAGAAACTCGGGATCCCCAGAAACTTGTCCGGGCCGAATTCTCGGCAGAAACCACTTGACGCTGCTTCCCGGGGCTCGATTAGCTCCGATGCCTTTCCCGAGAAGAAATCTTGTTTGCCCTCTGTGTGCCCGATTATTTTGATTTCAACGGGACCGGGATAACTATGACCGACGAGCGAGTTCCGGGGTCGGGTTGCAGGGTAGAATCGACTGTTACACCGATTCTCTCTGACCAACTGCCGAGATATTTCACGCATTCGCGGCAGGATCGTGCGAGTCGAAATTGCAAGGAGAAGAAAACATGATAATAAGTCAACGATAATAAGTGGGAATAATAGCGAGTGAAACATGGTGGTAAGTAACAGATAATAACTGAATCCTTTGTTTTGTCAGTAGTGGACCGTAGTTGGCAGCGAACCTTAAAGGGTGTTAGAGGGTTGAACTGTgtatcgttatttttatataataccgTTAAATAGTACATTTAGATACCTATTAACGCAAAAATCAACTATAAAAAGTTCGTAAAGGAACGTTGTTGGAGAAAGCTAATAGCTGTTCTAAAATCATTTGTACGTTTCTCGACCCTCCCTTAAGCGTACGCCGGGGTTACAATTTATTCTTAAATCGGATCTCTCGCAAAGTGAACGTCGCTTAACAGAATCTGTACTTCGGGCTTCGCTAATTCCGCCTTCAGCGATCTTTCTGGTTGGCTTTTGCAGACCAATGGAATTACTTGCAGTTACTTTAACCCTTCGCCGAGCGGCGTATTATATTTCTCGCTTGGATTTAGAGCTGTCTGGAATAGACGAGGGCATCATTTCGCGTTCCCACGGAACGTCTGTAGCATTGTAAATCAGGCTTAAGCGTAGTTCAGAATCAAACGAGATGCATCCAATGATATATGCAGtccgaatatattatatatatatatatatatatatatatatatatatatatatatatatatttattcggaTTGGGAACTACAAGCGAATTCGAGACGGCAGTGAACGATTTAAGTTCGTCAAGTTGACCGGCCATCCTCCATCCCGTCTATTTCCATCGATTCGAAAGTTTCGAACGGTATTGAGATTCATGGGCTGATTTAAATCGAAGTGCACGCTTTGGTTTCTATGCATACGCGATAAgcttccgccgcgccgcgagaaaCCGAATTTGTCGAGCAGCCATTTTCTCTTCGAATAGAAACTGTCTTCGATAATCAACACCGGGAAATAATTCGAAAGCGCATCGGAGTCGTGTGTCGCGCTTTATTCCCGGACGGTTTTTATGAAAATCGAGTTCGAAAGTATTTCGCAGGTAACGCGTGTTATTAACAAGCTCAATAAAATAGctgaaataaaacaagaaaataaaatcaaatgagaTACGATAAAACaaggtaaaataaaatagaatagagtaAAATTCAAAAAATGTAACTCGATtagaatacaataatttatacaacAAATCTGAAATGATGCTGTTACTAAATTATGAATACCGCTCGTAACACAACCAACGACTACATAACGGCGTTGTTTCAtttccaaatacttttgttTCGACTAAAAAGCGAGTAAAAGGATTTTGGCTAATTTTCCGAGCACAAATGCTCCGGGTGTGCGCGCCGGTCGAAGCATAAAAGACCGAGCCTCGTTCATTTTGACTGGCTGCAGAGAAGGTTTCGGAATTAAGGTGTCGCCGGCCGGAAGCCGGTTAGGGAGTGATGGAAGTGTATGTTGACTCTGGATGGGTGTGGAGGGTGGCATCGAGGAAATGGTAAATGATGTGGTTAGCGGGACATTCTTGTATTTCCGTTGGCTGATCGGGGAACGTTGCAGTTCTCTTTGTTCGTGGTTTCGAGCGCAGGCCGTGACCTCTTGCAAAAAAATACAAGATCCGACTTATTGTGCAGTTCTGTCAGAACTTCGAGAGCATTCGTGTGCGCGTTCTCTTTTATATTTCACTTGATATCTTTCTGACGGCAACATTCTATTATTTCGCGTTCCAGATCTTGGAGTATGCTAGATTAAAACGGACACGACTTTACTTTTGTACAAAATCTTGACGCATCTTGCACGACGAGAAACGGCGTGTCGCCGCAGAACACGCACGATAATCTCTGGAAACGTGAGAAGTATTGGAACAAAAGCGGCGGTGTTGAGTAGCCGTGATCCCCAAATGGGGACAACGATAATTCAAGTTAGCTGTAACAATACGCTGCACATGTGTGGAACACATTTTGGCCGAATCACAGGAACCCTCCGCCGCACGTGTGGCCGAACTCGATTTCCATCGAGTAGAAATGCTAGTTTGACAGTGCAAGCGGAAGCCTTTGCTTCTAATGTTAGACTACAATTTTCATGCATTATTTTATAGTAAATTTGAGTGGAACTTAGAAtagtaggaatttaaaaaaaaattaacaacCTCAATTTATTGTTTTTAATCTGCTGAAACGATTGCAGAGAGCAAGTATTCCTCTGTTTTGTAATCTAAGCAAACAATTCTTATCTGCTAAATAAACCATCTGGTTCAAAGCATTAATAAATGAGTAAACAAACATACACAGTCCGATCAACTCATATGGATccgatattattaataattaatataataaaattaaatatagttcaaatataattaatataataattgaatgatTAATGATGACAATAttgatttcgcacgaatttctgcAACTCGTGCGTCGAAGTATAAATTCGCATAATCGGTCGCCGATCATTAATCATTGAAAAAAATGAAGAGAACTACGACACTTACCACACCCCCGCCGGCGCTGTGGAGCAGAAGACTCTTGCCAGGTGCCAGGTTGGCAAGCTTGAACAGCAGGATGTAAGCCACGGTGTAGTTCATGGTGATCGCTGATGCATCGAGGTAGCTCAGGCCTGGTGGCAACGCGAAAACGGACGTAGCCGGCACTGCAACGAGCTCCGCCCACGCTTTGTGATCAGGAAATGCGACTACTCGATCGCCCACCTAAAACCAAACAGCCAAATGTGTCTCGCACCATTAATTATTCGGGATTCCTCCACAGAGATAACACCCCGCGTTCTCTGCGGAGTACAATAAATACTTATACTCTAAACTATTCGATTGTTGAAACAATCGATAAATCGCGAACGTCAACCTAGTGGATTtattaaatacagaattaaTTTTCTACTCGATCCCCGTAAGTTTCATCTCGTAGAAAAATCCCCGATCTAGCTATGATTTTAAATAGCAACACGCCAACTTGTTTGGCtgcattttataataatttaagaacaatttaatttgattcaatttcattccattcaatttaatttaattcgagtcaatttattttaattcaattttaattcatttcaattcaatttaagaGTAATTTATTATTCGATTAATATTTGATGAACAAAAGAGTTCTCGTTTCCTCGCAACTTTTTTTATCCATTATCAGAGCACGTTGTCCTCGTACTCTAATCTTCCTAAAACTGTAGTCAACAATCGAAGGGGCTCGCTTCCTCAAAGAACGACGTTTCCCACGAACAAATTCTACTGACTCATCCCGTTTGCACAGAAACGCTCCTCCTTAACAGCCTGTACACTCCCAGATATTATCCCCCGATAGGCAAAACTCACTCGGACGTCACGTCTAGGAGCATATGAAAAGAGGGACGAACGCGACGTGAGCCTCGAGCCAGTTTCCCGCATCTCGAATAGCACAAGGAAACCACCCCCGAGTTTCCTCGGCCGCCGGTTCCCCGTTTAACCCGGCCTTGAATTTTTCACCCACTAATCTTTCCACGAGGGTGGAGTCCCACGGTACTTTTCCAAGCACCGTGACGTTTCTGCGGAAGCGAACTGCCTCGGGCTGGTCCATTTTCGAGATCTCCGAAGGTCGCGAGGGGATGCTGGAACGTTTCAAGGGGTAGTCGAACGCACGTGGAAAAAAATACACCGtgtgcttcttcttcttctcttttttctctttgaCGAGCGAGTACCATGGAATTCCTGAAGACCACGTATTTATTTCCCTTTCCAACCCTGATATACTACCCCTAGACAGTGTAAAATCATCTCAGCACTGATCGATATAAAAATCAACTCGATCCTGGTTGTAGTGATATCATTTCTATCCTTGTTGGAATAAAATCATATGACTACCCTGGCGAGTAAAAATGAGCCAGAGGGTTAATTTCACCCTGCGAGTAGATATCGTAAGCGCAGTGATTACGGCCGACGGGGAAGTTCCCCAAGAATCGGTATTTTCGGGGCCGAGTGTGTTTCCATGTAGACATTGGTGACGTCAGATCACATTTCCGGATATCCGAAGTGTGACAACCCCTTAAGGGTCCGATATCCCGAGCAGCACGTGTAAACGACCGACAATTGGGGGTTGCCGCGCGCCCGATGGAacctctcgcctcgcctcgcctcgcctcgcctcgccacgTCACGCCACGTCGGGATGGAATATTCGAGTTCCCTCTGGACAAAAAGCACCCCCGCGTGGCGCATCCCCTCGCCTAGAAAGGGTGTCTGGAGTTCTTAGCATTGTTGCGCTGAAACGGCCGTTCAATTCTCTGCAGCTCGTCcgtttatttcttcttttatggGATTATCTGCTTTCTGCCGGCGAGGGTGGCTCTCTAGGATCCGCGGGCTGGCACTCTTAAGGGATGAAGGAAGCATTGACGGATCCAGGAGAATTTGCCGGTCTCTTAGACCGTCGCCATTCTTCCGTCCGCGCGCGACCCACCCTCTATCTTCCGGGTACAGGGGGGTGTGTACTTCTGTTTTTATTAATGTCTCGGGAAGAGGAAAGGGATGCAAAAACTACCCTGTTTCCTTTCATCTCGTTCTCCGACGAGATTAACAGCCCTATTTATACAGGCTATCGCGGCCGATCCCAAGGTCGAAGGGGGGCGAAAGTATTGTTCAACCCCTTGACGTAATAAAACGGTATAATAGCGTTTAATATTACTGGTTTGCTATTTTATCTGTTGGACAAGATTTTCACTGGAAAATAGACTTGTTGCAATGCTAGAAAAATTACTATTATAAATAGCCAGCGGATgttatgaatttataataaaaatgactgGACGAAGGAGTATtcattataaaatgaaaaatatagaagtaaaatataaatacgaATTAAGTAAAATATAAACGAGAATTATAGACAAAATTTAAGAGGCAAACATATCGAATCATATCATGTTTAACTAGAAcacgtcaaggggttaaattcTGTATCACTTAAAAAGAGGTCGTTCCTATTATTCCAAGATTTTTTGCTCCAATGAATCACCTCAATCTGATTTGCATAATT
This genomic stretch from Megalopta genalis isolate 19385.01 chromosome 5, iyMegGena1_principal, whole genome shotgun sequence harbors:
- the LOC117220411 gene encoding synaptic vesicle membrane protein VAT-1 homolog-like, whose protein sequence is MAEDKNETSPSAEGEKPPQEAPPAEKQEKEEPKDCKEEPKKVEENGDGEKPKENGEEKPTPEPKDMRAIVLNGFGGLKSVKALRKPMPTPAEGEVLIRVKACGLSFQDLMARQGAIDSPPKTPFIMGSECAGDIEQLGEGVENFKVGDRVVAFPDHKAWAELVAVPATSVFALPPGLSYLDASAITMNYTVAYILLFKLANLAPGKSLLLHSAGGGVGQAVVQLAKTVNDVTIFGVCSKSKHESLKTTGTIDHLLERGTDYSSEVRKISPEGVDIVLDCLCGEECNKGYALLKPMGKYILYGSSNVVTGEMKSFFSAARSWWQVDKVSPIKLFEENKTLSGLNLRHLMYKHGSQEFVRQSVEQVFTMWSEGKIKPVIDSTWALEDVPEAMQKMHDRKNIGKIVLDPSLEPKPKPATPAKGKAKDKKAANQDEKKAPSMESEDGEKKKEPELTNGTSEDKSDSDSKEKESS